TCCATCAGGTGTTGTCACACAGTTAGTGCTAAAATTGAGCCTTCAGTAAgccatttctttgttttaccAGGACACATCATTCTGAGTGATGAAGCACATACACGAAGTCAGTTTTCCCAgtattatttactaaataatcATACTTTTCTTACTAACTTATGAAGTCACTTCTGCCAGAGACCTAGCTCCCAAATATACCTAGATCAGTTTCTGAACTCTCTTTTCTGTACCTTTGTGCTATTTATCTCTTCGTGTTTCAGGAGCATGCTTTTTTTTTACTAAGGCACCTTACTACTGAGAAGATTGAGTCCCTATATTACTTGccctttttcaaaattattatattcttccatgtaaactttagaaatGTGATGGTCAGGTTGGCTTCACAATTCATGCTGGGATTTGGATTGGAATTATATTGATTTTGGATTAGCTTGGATGAAATTGACAActttatattttgtctttctagcaaaaaatatttgcaatataacAAGCAATTTAATGATAGAGCTCAACGAGATTTAAGATACTTGTTAAAAGTTTAGGTTTTTGCAGAACATCTCAATGTCCCtaattagaatttttatgaaCAAGAACCTGAGAACATGAATTTGTACTTAAACCCTCTTCGACTCTTATAAAAACtaaagttgagaatcactggacAAATACACCAGTTTTCTGacttaaaattcaagaaaaatttcccACTTGGTATCTGCATTACGGTATTAATTGTGGTGATTTCTCCTTCAGAATCCATCACAGATGAACTTGACATCCAATGTGGACATGGCCTAATTATACTAATGGCTCCTGCTCCCCAGGTTCTTCAACCATGTTACCTTTGAGAAACTGGTGAcaatattttttggaaataaactTGACTTCTAAATAACCCAAGATAATGTCTCCAGGGCAGTAGATCTAGCCTCAGGAGTCCAACAATCACAGTGCGTGCTTCTAATAGCCACACCCCATGTTGGTAAGCAGAACTTCTAAAGACAGTGACTTTGGCTGGAGAAGCTGAGAGTCTTGATGGACTGGGAGGCTTCTTCTGTTAATGCAGATGAAAGCTTCGATCTCAAGGCAGATTCATTCTCTTCTACTGTTATCTCCTCAGGTTCTGATCTTTGGCTTAGAATCTACTTGTCAAGGGATGCCATTTACTGAATGACTGCTTCAGTCTGAATTGAAAGGAGGAGAGCAATGTAGGTGCTTACTGAGCAGGGAGAATATTGATCTAGTTTGGGGCTTTGTGGGGCCTGGACCTAAGTGACGGGTAGTACTTGAGGATACATTCCTCTCAATCCCCCATGGAGATCAGTCACGGCAGTTTCCAGTAAGTGGTAGGGATAAGAAGGAGAATCAGGGGCCACTTTTAACTCAAGGTACTAAGAATGATTGGGCAAGGTCCATATAGTCCTCTGAATTGTTCTTTATGATCAGGATGGATCATTTTTGCTCCCAActagatttccttttcttcttttttcttttcaattggtTGACTTgtggattaaatgaaacagatgTTTACCAAATCTCTACTTCTCTCTCTACTGTGTTATAATGGATGTATGTTTTGGGCTAGAATTGAAATATGATACTTAAACTCCATTTTAATAAGGCAAATTCAGGATTTCCATGTGTATCTAAGAAGATAAAAATTCCACTTCTTTACTCTCTGAAGCTATCTACATAATTTCTCTGTTAATTGATTGATGCTTTCCTTAATATAACTATTTGAATATACCAAAAGTTTTGCATCTGAAAAATATGTACGTTTGCTCCCTATTTGACATACCCAGTATCCTCAAGTACTGGGTCATTGCTTAAATCCAGATTACATAAAATCCCCATGGAGCATCTAAGGAGTTAGAAAAAAACATGCAGAAGCATTGTCTACAAGGATCATAACTTGAATACCATCCATAGATTCTAGAGTATCATAAGAGTACCTTAGGGATCATTTAACTAGAGAAGCTTGGACTCCCTGAGTGGAAAATGCTCTTAAGGGGTAGTATTCAACTCTTAACGAAAGTCAAAATTCCTCCTGCAAGATGTTATTCAAGGAGCCTctgcttaaatattttcaatgcatCCTAACAGTTTATTACAGTTATTACTTGCCCTAtcccttttaattttaaaatttggagacTGAATATCCATGTTAAGTGTCcttctgaaatttacacaaaacTAGACCTAAAATATAGATCTTTTCAATCCAAATTGAAGGATCTTTTGACTTAATTTTATAGCCTGTGGATATTTGGCTGGaagatcatttttaatttttttattcttttatctttctatcCATGGTAGTGATATACCACACTGCTGTGGTCTCTGTTGTCTTCTTGAGCATATGGGGGCTGCTTTCTCAGATGAACTGTGCCACCAGTTCTCCATACACAATGAGAAGGGCAAATTGATATCAATCACGCAATTCATTTAGATTGTGGGATTATATTAATAGTGTgtcaaaaaaaaatccacttaacTGAGATTGGCTGTCTTCATGTgtctaattgaaaaaaaaaactgaaacgATTTTTTTGAGTATTGAGTAGATACAGGCACTCATTCAAAATCAGAGAATTTCAGCTTCTGTGGTCTACTCTATACATCATTCTCAGTGGAGTGAAGATATAATGGGAATTAGACAAGAATTAGTTGAAAAGAGACCCAGAAAAATCTTGGGAAAGTGATAATACAAGGGTAAGCCATGACCAGAAATTTAGATTTCCCTCAGTGTCttgaaagagacagaaatccaTTTGTCCAGGTGGAGGTATTATGTAGGGAAACTGTCTCATTGGTTTCCCTCTCTTGTTCCTTGATACAGAAAACACATAactagtatacacacatatatgtatataatggggatatgcataatatatacatcctttacatttatatttaaaacaaaaatctttataatTACAGAATGAAAACTTCCTATTTGCGTTAAAGAGCTTTAAAATCTGCATATGTGAGTATCCTAATActaaattcaaataaatgaataattacaaCTACTATGCTTAGGACCAGTTTCTAGtaagtaagaaggaaaaaaaatatataatctccCAATTCTAGGGGTAGATACAATGAGTATCATAAATTTCCCATCATTTAACTTAGAGTCCAGGAAGTTAAGATTTGCTATtgactagaaaaatgaaaaaccagaaaattttGGTAGCAGATGCAAATGATTCCTCAACACAAAATGAtgtaaaagtatataaatatactgaaaactataaacaaagACTGGATACAATAAAAAACGCTAGATGATTTTGCATCCGAAGAATTACTTTCTTTACTTCTTAGGCTTGGGCAGTTGGAAAACATACTCTGAAAAAATTTTCTGATATAAGTCCTAAAAACGACTTTTGAAATTATTCCTTCTAGCAGTTTGAAAACTGCGTTTAgtaatggaatattaaaaaaaaaatcttattgacataaaaatatataaaagttatacAACTTATGATTTATATCAGGGGATTGCAATCAGAAGAATTTTGAATTTCCCATTGTCTCTAACTCTCTGTGATGAGCTCAGACACATTTTTGCAAAACTATTTCAGTGAGTTTCTCGGAGGCACTTAGAATGGGAAAAGTGAAGTGTGTTGCAAAATGCCATAAAGTTAATTACCCTTTTCTACCACCCTAGTGACTCTTCATTTCCTGAAAAAggagtaatttttctttaaactaatGTTATCTTCTGTTCCACTTTTAGCTCAGTGCTCTAGTTTGCAGAACCTCCAGTAATGTTTCTAATTGATCTCTTGATAGTCTGTCAGAAATAATACTAAAGGGTTTCCTTTCTCCTTATTGTTTTCGGTATTGACATAAGATTATTGTAATGAGTAATTGACATGAGGTATATGATATGCATACTACATATCTTATGATATAATAAGTCATTAATAAACACAAAAACCCACACACTTTTGCTAAGAGATCATCtaattcttcctctcccttcttatCTTATGGTTGGATAAGCTGAGGTTCACATGTTTGTGTCTGAACACTACTCATTCTTTCATACCACGTACTGATCAAGTTTGGATAGCTGAAGTTAaccatattttttcacttttggagAGCTATTTTTCATGGGCTTGAAGTAAGCAAGAAACAtacaataatacatatataagatAAAAGGGAAAACTATTCGATAATTCCTTACTCCTTGGCTAGACAAATGACGTGATCTTAGTCTTAGAAAAAGCCTCCTAACTGATTGTCAGTTATCCTGCTGCATATTTAGccttaataattattttagcaGACATTTTTGAGAAGGGGTTCCATCAAACGTCTGAAAATGCCTACCACCTACAGACCTTGTGCTGAGTTTCCCATACATTTCTACTCTCCACCCTGGATCGTggtctctgtctctgttcctgACTCTCCTGTATAGAGGTGCTGTCCATGGAGCAGGTCAATGAGACTTTGATGAGAGAGTTTGTCTTCCTTGGCTTCTCATCTCTGGCcaggctgcagctgctgctcttCGTTGTCTTTCTGCTTCTCTACTTGTTCACTTTGGGCACCAATATACCATGATCATTTCCACCATTGTACTGGACAGAGCACTTCATactcccatgtacttcttcctcgcTGTCCTCTCCTGCTCTGAGACTTGCTACACCTTCGTCATTGTACCCAAGATGCTGACTGACTTGCTGGCCAAGAAGAAGACCATCTCTTTCCTGGGCTGTACCATTCagatgttttccttcctcttccttggcTGTTCTCACTCCTTCCTGCTGGCAGTCATGGGTTATGATCGCTACATGGCCATCTGCAACCCTCTGAACTACATGGTGCTCATGGGACATGGAGTGTGTGTGGGACTAGTGGCTGCTGCCTGTGCCTGTGGCTTTACTGTCTCGTTGGTCACCACCTCCTTGATATTTAACCTGCCCTTCCACTCCTCCAACCAGCTCCATCACTTCTTCTGTGACACTTCTCCCGTCCTCAAGTTGGCATCTCATCACTCTCACCTCAGTCAGTTGGTCTTATTCATGCTTGCCTTGTTTGCCTTGGTTATTCCACTGTTACTTATCCTGGTCTCCTATATACGCATCATTTCTGCCATTCTAAAAATTCCATCCTCTGTTGAAAGATACAAGACCTTTTCTACCTGTGCCT
This is a stretch of genomic DNA from Equus przewalskii isolate Varuska unplaced genomic scaffold, EquPr2 ChrUn-6, whole genome shotgun sequence. It encodes these proteins:
- the LOC103558903 gene encoding LOW QUALITY PROTEIN: olfactory receptor 10K1 (The sequence of the model RefSeq protein was modified relative to this genomic sequence to represent the inferred CDS: deleted 2 bases in 1 codon) produces the protein MEQVNETLMREFVFLGFSSLARLQLLLFVVFLLLYLFTLGTNTMIISTIVLDRALHTPMYFFLAVLSCSETCYTFVIVPKMLTDLLAKKKTISFLGCTIQMFSFLFLGCSHSFLLAVMGYDRYMAICNPLNYMVLMGHGVCVGLVAAACACGFTVSLVTTSLIFNLPFHSSNQLHHFFCDTSPVLKLASHHSHLSQLVLFMLALFALVIPLLLILVSYIRIISAILKIPSSVERYKTFSTCASHLIVITVHYGCASFIYLRPKSNYSSSQDILMSVSYTILTPLFNPMIYSLRNKEFKTALRRLMGQTSCPVN